Proteins encoded together in one Diabrotica undecimpunctata isolate CICGRU chromosome 3, icDiaUnde3, whole genome shotgun sequence window:
- the LOC140436855 gene encoding uncharacterized protein has product MHIKQVIKQSDDLMHIIKKLSKIIFDKFTERDRKVWTRRLNSQIFRCSKVIKNNRLSVGTVRKLQTYIGHFKHFRQIILNFNNKYVGLGLNSKLRNRVKWENVISCFASRIKTGVIVNLVHKDLTQFLNDCYIIVSRKIKIILKTNRILKVNTTFCGEFIKKSSDTESLDLKYFNTKNAIIDTSTDLHLWFSENVKDKIFTKLSEFAEKDSGAALSKVISLEVNINKVEIGNGSSFIDLPIEIQKKRACINVHNFDQACFYWSIVSALYPVNKHEHAGRVSKYPHYSTVLQTDKLESPMPLNQISKFEKLNAISVNVFVLELNVVKDKQFYEVIPARLTPQKMEKHVNLLLVQDKYFPKLNDYDVLPEDDDQTEIRLHYCWIKDLGKLVKSQLNKDTYKKYICDRCLNYFSSESKLAEHEEICSDVNKCRMTVPKYDHVAFRNFTYKQTTPFIVYADFECQLHNFTDSNVTVSKTAKYQKHVPFSAGYYLKCAYDDSLSYFNSYRGENCMEWFAKEMAEISTFVNSKIKTIVPMVEKPNTNMATLCHICGKRFMATDTIVVDHDHFTGQVRGFAHQACNLNFKKLFVVPIVFHNFSGYDSHFMIIDLCKHGHLSLLPINKEKYISFTLQSDEHQIKLRFIDSLRFMGASLDELASLLDISEKKILKREFSQVDNDTFNLLTCKGVFCYDYIDSLEKLNETSLPTINHFYNKLNNEYISEEKYAHAQNVWQKFNCKNLGEYSDLYLKTDILLLADVFEQFRQKCRDTYKLDPAWYYTMPGYTWDCMLRYTQCKLELLKDVDMILFMEKAIRGGISVCSNRYSEANNKYISSYDPTRPSKYILYLDVNNLYGWAMSEALPIGGFKWIEDVTKFGVGNLPEGHIDIMSIQDDAKEGYFFQVDLEYPRELHDKHKDFPFAAEHRIPPGSKLAKLIPTLYHKTKYIMHYRNLKQALANGLILTKIHKVLKFNQSAWLRPYIELNTNLRAAATNSFEKNLFKLMNNAVFGKTMENIRRHRIVKLCKKWHGRYGAKNLIASSRFHSRTIFSENLVAIELKKSEVCFNKPLYIGAAILDISKLCMYDFHYNFMLPTMGEKNCSLLYMDTDSFIYELQCSDAYREVLKAHPSKFDTSDYAENNPYEIERLNKKIPGLMKDEANGKIITHFIGLRSKMYTFKLQITDEEREKERQRLERKQLNKERIECDIGNLGITKKAKGVKYNIVRNKITYEDYEKCLKEFKLQTASQRCIRSYQHSVFSIEQSKTALSPYDDKRYLIPKSFNTLPWGHYLVE; this is encoded by the coding sequence ATGCATATAAAACAAGTGATTAAACAGTCTGATGATTTGATGCACATTATTAAAAAgcttagtaaaataattttcgataaattcactgaaagagatcgtaaagtttggacaagacggttaaatagtcaaatttttagatgtagtaaagtaattaaaaacaatagactatccgtaggaacagttagaaaattgcaaacttacataggacattttaagcattttagacaaattattttaaatttcaataataagtaCGTTGGGTTGGGGCTGAATTCAAAATTACGCAAtagagttaaatgggaaaatgtTATTTCGTGTTTTGCTAGTCGAATTAAAACTGGAGTTATAGTTAATTTAGTGCATAAGGACTTAACACAGTTCCTAAATGATTGTTATATTATTgttagtagaaaaattaaaattattttaaaaacaaatagaattcttaaagtcaatactacattttgcggcgaattcattaaaaaatcgagtgataccgaaagtttagatttaaaatattttaacactaaaaatgctattatagacacatcgaccgatttacatctttggtttagtgaaaatgttaaggataaaatttttacaaagctgtctgaatttgcagaaaaagatTCGGGTGCTGCTCTGTCTAAAGTAATCTCATtagaagttaatattaataaagtagaaATAGGAAACGGTTCATCGTTCATTGACTTGCCAATAGAGATTCAGAAAAAACGAGCGTGCATTAATGTGCATAATTTCGATCAGGCCTGCTTTTATTGGTCAATAGTTAGCGCTCTGTATCCTGTTAACAAACATGAACATGCTGGAAGAGTTTCGAAATATCCACATTATTCTACTGTTTTGCAAACGGATAAATTAGAAAGCCCAATGCCATTaaaccaaatttcaaaattcgaaaaattaaACGCCATATCAGTTAATGTTTTTGTCTTAGAATTAAATGTAGTTAAGGACAAACAATTTTACGAAGTAATACCTGCCAGACTGACaccgcaaaagatggaaaagcatGTTAATTTGCTGCTagtacaagataaatattttccaaaattaaacGATTACGATGTTCTTCCAGAAGATGACGATCAGACTGAAATACGCCttcattattgttggattaaagaTTTGGGAAAATTAGTAAAATCGCAATTAAACAAAGacacatataaaaaatatatatgtgataGATGTTTGAACTATTTTAGCAGTGAAAGCAAACTAGCAGAGCACGAAGAAATATGTTCAGATGTGAATAAATGCAGAATGACTGTTCCTAAATACGATCATGTGGCTTTTCGCAATTTTACATACAAACAAACAACTCCGTTTATAGTTTATGCCGATTTTGAATGCcaattacataattttacagATTCCAATGTCACAGTGAGTAAAACagcaaaatatcagaaacatgtaccttttagtgcaggttattatttgaaatgtgcttacgatgatagtttatcttattttaatagctatagaggtgaaaattgcatggagtggttcgcaaaagaaatggccgaaatttccacatttgtaaattccaaaataaagacaattgtACCTATGGTCGAAAAGCCCAACACAAATATGGCAACTTTGTGCCATATTTGTGGCAAACGCTTTATGGCTACAGATACAATTGTTGTAGATCACGATCATTTTACGGGACAAGTACGGGGATTTGCGCACCAAGCATgtaatttaaactttaaaaaattgtttgtcgtCCCAATCGTATTTCATAATTTTAGTGGCTACGACTCGCATTTTATGATTATAGATCTTTGCAAGCATGGGCACTTGAGCTTACTTcccattaataaagaaaaatatatttcatttacattacaatctgacgaacatcaaattaaattacgatttattGATTCACTTAGATTTATGGGAGCTTCACTCGATGAATTGGCATCTCTTTTAGATATATCagaaaagaagattttaaaacgagaatttagtcaagtagataatgatacatttaatttgttaacttgTAAAGGAGTATTTTGTTACGATTATATTGATAGTTTGGAAAAATTGAATGAAACTTCTTTACCCACAATTAaccatttttataataagttaaataatgaatacattagtgaagagaagtatgctcatgcccaaaatgtttggcagaaatttaattgtaaaaatttggggGAATACAgcgatttgtatttaaaaacagatattctgctgttggctgatgtgtttgagcagtttcgacaaaaatgtcgagacacaTATAAATTAGATCCAGCATGGTATTATACTATGCCAGGATACACTTGGGATTGTATGTTGAGATACACACAATGTAAATTAGAATTGCTAAAAGATGTAGATATGATCTTGTTTATGGAAAAAGCCATAAGAGGTGGGATATCTGTTTGTAGCAACAGATATTCGGAGGCCAACAACAAATACATTTCGTCGTATGATCCCACACGGCCCTCTAAGTACATCCTCTATTTAGATGTAAATAATCTGTATGGCTGGGCCATGAGTGAAGCTTTACCAATAGGAGGATTCAAGTGGATCGAAGACGTAACCAAATTTGGTGTTGGTAATCTTCCCGAAGGCCATATAGATATTATGTCAATACAGGATGATGCAAAGGAGGgctattttttccaagttgactTGGAGTATCCACGTGAATTACACGACAAacataaagattttccatttGCTGCCGAACACCGCATTCCGCCCGGTTCAAAATTAGCAAAGTTAATACCAACCTTATAtcacaaaaccaaatatattatgCATTATAGAAATCTTAAACAGGCATTAGCCAACgggttaattttaacaaaaatacataaagttttgaaatttaatcaATCTGCGTGGCTGCGACCGTATATCGAGTTAAATACAAATTTACGGGCGGCAGCCACCAacagttttgagaaaaatttgttcaaattaaTGAATAATGCTGTGTTCGGCAAGACCATGGAGAACATAAGACGTCATCGTattgtaaaattatgtaaaaagtggCATGGAAGGTACGGAGCCAAAAATTTGATTGCGAGTAGTCGATTTCACAGTCGTACGATCTTTAGCGAAAATTTGGTAGCTATCGAACTTAAGAAATCAGAAGTATGTTTTAATAAACCCCTGTATATAGGCGCAGCAATCCTCGATATATCCAAATTATGTATGTATGATTTTCACTACAACTTTATGCTTCCAACGATGGGAGAGAAAAACTGTTCATTGCTGTACATGGATACAGATAGCTTTATTTATGAATTGCAATGTTCAGATGCATATAGAGAGGTTTTAAAGGCGCATCCAAGTAAATTCGATACCTCAGACTATGCCGAAAACAACCCATACgaaatagaaaggttaaataaaaaaatccccgGATTAATGAAGGACGAGGCAAATGGGaaaataattacacattttattggattacgatcaaaaatgtacacatttaaactgcaaataactgacgaggagagggaaaaagagagacagcgtctagaaagaaaacaactaaacaaagagagaattgaatgtgacataggaaatttgggaataacgaAAAAAGCAAAAGGAGTGAAATATAACATCGTTCGAAATAAAATTACGTACGAAGACTATGAAAAATGTCTTAAAGAATTCAAACTTCAAACCGCGAGCCAAAGATGTATTCGGTCGTACCAACACTCAGTATTCAGCATCGAGCAATCCAAAACGGCTCTAAGTCCTTATGACGATAAGAGGtacttaataccaaaatcatttaatacgcttccgtggggacattatcttgttgaataa